The Branchiostoma floridae strain S238N-H82 chromosome 3, Bfl_VNyyK, whole genome shotgun sequence genomic sequence TAACCATTTTCTTAGGTAACCAAACCAGTGTTCATGAGTAGACGAGGTATTTTCAACAAGACATTTGGTGCCAAAAATGGTTCTCTTAGATTAAGAGCAAAGTTGTTATACCGCTACACATTACTAGTAGCGATGGCCCTGCCGAAACGGAAAGGACGCTGAAAGCTCAGCATCGACCAACTTCTCTTTGGTGTTTCCTCTTCTCCTGCTCTGCCGAAACGCCTGGGGACGTCGGAATCCAGCGAGAAACCCCTTCCGAATCTCCGAGGTATGTCGAAGGGTACCGAAAAGCGGGCTGACCGACCAAATCTGTTGGGGGAATCCAACCACACTGCCGGCGAGCGTCCGAATCGGTTGGGCGGCCGGAACAAGGAGGCTGCCGCCGCACGGCTCATCCTGTCGACGCGCTCGGCTTCAGATTCGTCACTGCTGTCCGGACGTAGAGTGAATCTTTGGTGACTTGGAAATTCGTTTGAGCCATCACTTTCTTCGGGAGAGACGAAATGGTACAGACTTCGCTTCCACTCTGAACTGCTAGGTGTCGCTCCTGACTGCGACACTACCAGTGTGACGACCATAAGTGCGAATATGCCCATGGTGTTACCTACAACAATAGTTGAATAAAGCGCACATTGTATATACAAGGTGTGTAAGATTAATGAATTAACGAATACAAATAGTTAGATTCTATGCAGCCTGAAACACTCAGTCTGCGATTTGAAGCAGCTGTACGTCCAAAGCGTAATTAAGTCATGCACATTTTTCGCTGATGGGAATAGGCCTCAAATATAAGTAGAATTTTAACACGTTTGTTATACCCTAGGGTGTATTTGTGTCCTCCTTAGTCCAGAAATGTGATATACAAACAGTAGGCAGGAAGTATCAATGTTCACGACAGATGAACTTCGCAAAATTACATGTCTAAGGAAGAAAAATGCTTCCttcttaaaaattgtatcagGCAATAAGAATCCAACAGATGTGTTGAAACTCACCACATAATAGTAGCAACAAAAACGTCATGATTCTATTGGTGGCGTTAACAATTATCTTCTTTTTCACAACTTCGTCTTTTATCTTCGAACAGTGCTAGCAGAGCAAATGGAAACCATGGAGAGAAATGTCAGACATGGAAAAATAATAATGCATGGTATGTCATTTTTATCAGTCTATTCAACACCGTGCGATTTATATTATCGTCGACGTCTATGATGAAGAACTGAGTTACCATCATTGTCCACTTCAGTCTCTCTCTTCCTAACACTCTACCTGAAGAGCGTATAAGACTATCGCTCATATCTTAAGTATGCCAGATCTATTGTTCATTCTGAGGTTTTCAACTGCTGGCTATaccaccacgccgctctgaggTACATGGTAGGGACCTCAGAAATGCTGACAACTTCAGCCAGTTTAAGTGCCGAACATAGCGTTTCAGGAATACCACGCTGCCATATTGTATCGATCTGTTAAACTCACATTAGACTTTGAATTGTCTCATTTTAATCATTCAGAATGAGATCGATTTTATaattgacatagatatatatttacCTGATGGTGTGCAaatccacacttttaaattgtaaagtttagtggaaattgtgataagtatatTTAGATTAATGCATTTAGGCaggacattccattgttttagtcctaagcgccagcctgtcctgtacaatgtacgaggcaatttagtccttggactataatcttgtacataacattgtgtgtttaaataaataaaccagttctctcatCTATGCCTGTCGTTATTCCCCATGATAAATGACTTTTGTATGATACACCTCGACATATGTTCCTGACCGAAGTGGTATTGCACGGCAGTATAAGTAGCGCTACGTTACGTGTCAATCCTAGTAAAGCTTTTCAGTTCAGCACCCAGGCCAGCCTGTAGTCATAAACTCGCTGGTGCTGGCACCTGGGGGACTTTTTGTCTCATACAATCCCTATTTTATGCATAGGGTCGGGGACGCTAACATAGTCCCAGACCCTCAggcatgaggatgggactaagTAAAGATAAAGTTAATGTTATCAGGACGTCTCAAAAAAGTATTGAGACAGGAATTTCACATACCGGTTGGATATTATCATGACCTTGAAAATTATTACTGCTGACAATTACTGCTAAAGTTAAagtaaaatatatataatgtgttgtttttttaatctttgtaGTGATGCATGgcatcagagagagagagagaaagagagagagagagagagagatgtatgGCATATAGGGGTTATTCATGAGGAAATGAATTACATTAGTGAAATAGAATGTTGTAACATCTGTTCCATTATATAAGAGTCTGGGAACCTAAGGACTGAGAACATGTACTGCGCCGAAACCCCAGCGCTTTAATGGCAGTCCATGTTAACTTTCTAAGTAGATTCGAATCGCTCTTTCTACGGTAAATAAGACAGAAGTAGACTAGGTTGACAGGCGTAGCATTTAGACATTCCAAGGAATTTATATGAAAGGAATAAAATGGTTATGGCAGCATTCTATTTTCGTCTTCACCCCAGCTCGTCGATCACTCGATTTGAAGAACGTATGCGCCTTCTCTATGACAAATCTGGTTCTTGGAAGCCTTCATCGACATGTAACTTTatgggcatacatgtacaaacaacgTTTTGGCCTTGGAAAATTACAGCCAATGCTCTGTTTTCAAATACTGATACAAAATACGGtcgatttctttctttttttatatttgtaccGAAGTGATCCAACATAATGcgtaaaaaaacgttaaaaaagtAGATGCAACAGGGCAATGGTATTACAC encodes the following:
- the LOC118412466 gene encoding uncharacterized protein LOC118412466, with product MGIFALMVVTLVVSQSGATPSSSEWKRSLYHFVSPEESDGSNEFPSHQRFTLRPDSSDESEAERVDRMSRAAAASLFRPPNRFGRSPAVWLDSPNRFGRSARFSVPFDIPRRFGRGFSLDSDVPRRFGRAGEEETPKRSWSMLSFQRPFRFGRAIATSNV